The following are from one region of the Actinoplanes sp. L3-i22 genome:
- a CDS encoding class III extradiol ring-cleavage dioxygenase, with protein MTDREGAQMAPTSLDEMFNPVRPAGAYDALLARVLPQARDQRQWEPADGALPSLFVSHGAPPTLDDAQWLDELFAWGQSMPKPRGIVVVSAHWENAPAALSGSAAGTPLYYDFGGFHPRYYTLPYASPDATDLAHRIAGTIATTGPVHQFVDRGLDHGAFIPLMAMYPAADVPVVQLSMPSLEPEALLALGRRLRGLREEGILVLGSGFMTHSFAVMRRPALAGHTKAFDEWAVDALARGDVDALADYRAKAPGADVAHPTADHYVPLLLTLGAANDPASAVSAIDRQYFGNSIRSIRVN; from the coding sequence ATGACCGATCGCGAAGGTGCGCAGATGGCCCCGACGTCGCTTGACGAGATGTTCAATCCGGTACGTCCGGCCGGCGCCTACGACGCGCTGCTGGCCCGGGTGCTGCCGCAGGCGCGTGACCAGCGTCAGTGGGAGCCGGCCGACGGGGCGCTGCCCTCGCTGTTCGTCAGCCACGGCGCCCCGCCGACGCTCGACGACGCGCAGTGGCTCGACGAGCTGTTCGCCTGGGGCCAGTCGATGCCCAAGCCGCGGGGGATCGTGGTGGTCTCGGCGCACTGGGAGAACGCGCCGGCCGCGCTGTCCGGATCGGCGGCCGGTACCCCGCTCTACTACGACTTCGGCGGGTTCCACCCGCGGTACTACACGTTGCCGTACGCCAGCCCGGACGCCACCGACCTGGCCCACCGCATCGCCGGCACGATCGCGACCACCGGCCCGGTGCACCAGTTCGTCGACCGCGGCCTCGACCACGGCGCCTTCATCCCGCTGATGGCGATGTACCCGGCCGCCGACGTGCCCGTGGTGCAGCTGTCCATGCCCAGCCTCGAACCCGAGGCGCTGCTCGCGCTCGGCCGGCGCCTGCGCGGGCTGCGCGAGGAGGGCATCCTGGTGCTCGGCTCCGGCTTCATGACGCACAGCTTCGCCGTCATGCGCCGGCCGGCGCTGGCCGGGCACACCAAGGCCTTCGACGAGTGGGCGGTCGACGCGCTGGCCCGCGGTGACGTCGACGCGCTCGCCGACTACCGGGCCAAGGCGCCCGGCGCCGACGTCGCGCACCCGACCGCGGACCACTACGTGCCGCTGCTGCTCACCCTGGGTGCCGCCAACGATCCGGCCAGTGCGGTCTCGGCGATCGACCGTCAGTACTTCGGCAACTCCATCCGCTCGATCCGGGTGAATTGA